The genome window CTCCAGATACATCGTGTCCAGTATACCGAGAGGGACAGGACTGACAGATACTAGTGACTCAGCAGCTTCTACTCTGCAGGTAATACTCCGATTTACACAAGTGTTATAGTCTTTAACATGTATTAACATTAAAAGTGATGTATAATCGCCCATCTTCGACATCTCTAAATGACAAATATTTAGTCTTACCATATTTGTCAACAATATctacaaaaaacatattttaattgaatttaaacaaataacatTAATTTGTGAGAAATGGGACTCATGGTAACCACAGATCGTTTCAAAATACAAAAGGTGGCGCTGTTTTCCTATTTAAAAAGCCGCACAAGAACGCCATGACAGTGAACCAGGCATATCGTGAAACAAGCGGACagctccatggtgctgaaattcCACTCCGAAAAAGCAGTTCTTGTCTGATAGCGTTGAAAAATCCTCCGGAAAAACCCGTATGACTATGTGTGGAATCGAGGCTATTACAATAAAATTCAATATGACTGGAAACGGAGATAATATCGTTTGAAGTGCATTAAGCCGACACGTAACAATGGGGTCCTTTGTACCAATGCAGTCTTACAAAAGGTACGTGCTGCtagtttttgtaattattttttcattcgtTAGTAACATCTCGACTTCAGTGACTCATTATTCAATACCGGAGGAGATGAAAGAAGGATCAGTCGTCGCTAACCTTGCTACCGATCTCAGTCTGGATGTTAAAACACTGAATCAGAGGAAGATGCGTCTTGACATTATTGCAAATAAGAAATATCTGGATGTGAACAAAGAGACTGGTGAACTGTATATTGTTGAGAAGATTGACAGGGAAAATATTTGCAATTACAAATCATCAGCTTCTTGCTATCTCAGACTGGAGGTCATACTAGAAAACCCAGTACGTATTTTTAACATAGAAGTAGAAATTTTAGACATGAACGACAACGCCCCACAATTTCGACGAGACGTCATAGATTTAGATATATCTGAAGCAACGCCAAAAGGAGAGCGATTCTCTCTCAGTAATGCTGTTGATCCTGATGTTGGAAGCAACACAGTCAAAACCTATCATCTGAGTGAAAGTGAACATTTCAATATTGAAGTTCAGACTGGAAGAGATGGGACAAAATTTGCCGATTTAATATTAACAAAGAGTTTGGATAGGGAGCAGCAGGCTGTTCATAATTTAATACTGACAGCTGTTGATGGAGGCACACCTGCTCGTTCTGGTACTGCAAGTGTTATTGTTCGTGTTTTGGACACAAATGATAATGCTCCATCTTTTGACAAAGTGAGctacaacataaaaataatggaaaattcTCCCATTGGGAGCCTGGTGGTTCACCTAAATGCAACAGACTTAGATGAGGGGTCAAATTCTGATATTACCTACTCATATAGTTTATATAcatcagagaaaacacaagaaacatTTAATCTCAATCCTTCCACTGGTGAAATTACTGTCAAAGGAATGCTAAATTATGAGGATTTCAGGATTTATGATATGGAAGTTATAGCAACCGACAAAGGAGCCAATAGTTTATCAGGTCAATGTACTGTAAAGATTCTGGTTGAAGACATGAATGACAACCATCCAGAAATATCTATTAAATCCTTTCAGAGTCCAGTTAATGAAAACATAGAATTAGACACAGTGATAGCAGTAGTTAGTGTGAGTGATAAAGACTCAGGAGACAATGGAGTGGTGGATCTTCATATTCCAGATAATATGCCTTTCAAACTGAGGGAGTCCTCTGATAACTATTATGAATTAGTGCTGTCAGAGCCGTTAGACCGTGAGAAGGTTCCAGAATATGACATCACGTTCACTGTGACAGACAGAGGTTCTCCTCCTTTAACTGATAATGAAACTATGACGTTAGAACTGCTGGATGTTAATGACAATGTTCCACAGTTCCCTCAGTCATTTTATACTATACGTGTGATGGAGAATAACGCACCTGGAGCCCTGCTCAGCTCTCTCACTGCGTTTGACCCTGACCTCCATGAAAACCAGTATCTAGTTTATTTCATCCTGGAGAAGGAGATAGCCAACACCTCCATGTCCATGCTGTTCTCCATCAATCCAGAGAACGGCAATCTTTACGCACTGAAAACTTTTGACTATGAGATCGAGAAGGACTTTCTTTTCCACATCGAGGCCAGAGACTCTGGCTCTCCTCCACTCAGCAGTAACGTGACGGTCCACATCATTATTGTGGACCAGAACGACAACGCTCCGGTCATTGTGTCTCCGTGGCGCGCGCACGGCTCGGTGGTGGAGGAAAAGATCCCCAGATCCACCGATAAAGGCTCTCTGGTGGCCAAAGTCATAGCCTTAGACACAGACTCGGTGCACAACTCTCGGATTACCTACCAGTTTCTACAGGTGACTGACGCCACCTTGTTCAGTCTGGACCAGTACAACGGAGAGATCCGGACTATGAGGATGTTCAGTTACAGAGACCCGCGCCACCAGAGACTGGTTGTTGTTGCCAAGGACAACGGGGAGCCTGCTCTGTCTGCTACAGTCACCATCAAGCTGTCCACAGTGGAGACTGCCGTTAAGGCCTACTCTGACATGACTGAGGTGCCTCTAGAATATGACATCTTTTCAGACCTCAACCTGTATCTGGTCATCGGTCAAGGCTCGGTGTCATTTCTCCTGCTCATCACCATATTGGTCACCATCGTGCTCAAGTGTCAGAAACCCAAGCCCAGCAAAGCGGCTCCTCCCTGCAGGAACAGTGTGCTCAGTGAGAGGAACTCCACCATCGCAGATTCCACTCTGGTCTCCAACGATGCCTACTGGTACAGTCTGTTTCTAGCAGAGACCAGGAAAGGAAAGCTGGTGGTCAGACAGCCTGTGCCAAAGGGCTCCAGATACATCGTGTCCAGTATACCGAGAGGGACAGGACTGACAGACACTAGTGACTCAGCAGCATCTACTCTGCAGGTAATACTCCGATTTACACAAGTGTTATAGTCTTTAACATGTATTAACATTAAAAGTAATGTATTATCGCCCATCTTCGACATCTCTAAATTATAAATATTCACTCTTGCCATTATTGTCAACAAtatctacaaaaaaaactattttaattgaatttaaacaATTAACATTAATTTGTGAGAAATGTGCCTCATGATAACCACAGATCGTTTCAAAATACAAAAGGTGGCGCTGTTTTcctatttaaaaagcagcaCAAGAACGCCATGACAGTGAATCGATGTAAACCAGGCATATCGTGAAACAAGCGGACagctccatggtgctgaaattcCACTCCGAAAAAGCAGTTCTTGTCTGATAGCGTTGAAAAATCCTCCGGAAAAACCCGTATGACTATGTGTGGAATCAAGGCTATTACAATAAAATTCAATATGACTGGAAACGGAGATAATATCGTTTGAAGTGCATTAAGCCGACACGTAACAATGGGGTCCTTTGTACCAATGCAGTCTTACAAAAGGTACGTGCTGCtagtttttgtaattattttttcattcgtTAGTAACATCTCGACTTCAGTGACTCATTATTCAATACCGGAGGAGATGAAAGAAGGATCAGTCGTCGCTAACCTTGCTACCGATCTCAGTCTGGATGTTAAAACACTGAATCAGAGGAAGATGCGTCTTGACATTATTGCAAATAAGAAATATCTGGATGTGAACAAAGAGACTGGCGAACTGTATGTTGTTGAGAAGATCGACAGAGAATACCTTTGCCCTTCAAAGACATCAGCGTCTTGCTATCTCAAACTGGAAATAATACTTGAAAACCCAGTACGAATCTTTAATATAGAACTAGAAATTCTAGATATGAACGATAACGCCCCACAATTTCGACGAGACGTCATACATTTAGATATATCTGAAGCAACTCCAAAGGGAGAGAGATTCTCTCTCAGTAATGCTGTTGATCCTGATGTTGGAAGCAACACAGTCAAAACCTATCATCTGAGTGAAAGTGATAATTTTAATATTGAAGTTCAGACTGGAAGAGACGGTTCGAAATTTGCAGAATTAATCTTAACGAAGGCTTTAGATCGAGAACAGAAGGCTGTTCATAACTTAATACTCACAGCTGTAGATGGAGGCACACCTGCTCGTTCTGGTACTGCAAGTGTTATTGTTCGTGTTTTGGACACAAATGATAATGCTCCTACTTTTGAAAAAGTgaattacagtttaaaaataatggaaaattcTCCCATTGGGAGCCTTGTTGTCCATCTCAATGCAACAGACTTAGATGAGGGGTCAAATTCTGATATAACATACTCATATAGTTTATATAcatcagagaaaacacaagaaacatTTAATCTGAATCCTTCCACTGGTGAAATTACTGTTAAGGGAATGCTAAATTATGAAGATTTCCGAATTTATGATATGGAAGTTATAGCAACTGACAAAGGAGCCAATAGTTTATCAGGTCAATGTACTGTAAAGATTCTGGTTGAAGACATGAATGACAACCATCCAGAAATATCTATTAAGTCATTTCAGAGTCCAGTTAATGAAAACATAGAATTAGACACAGTGATAGCAGTAGTTAGTGTGAGTGATAAAGACTCAGGAGACAATGGAGTGGTGGATCTTCATATTCCAGATAATATGCCTTTCAAACTGAGGGAGTCCTCTGATAACTATTATGAATTAGTGGTGTCAGAGCCGTTAGACCGTGAGAAGGTTCCAGAATATGACGTCACGTTCACTGTGACAGACAGAGGTTCTCCTCCTTTATCTGACAATGAAACTATGACGCTAGAACTGCTGGATGTTAATGACAATGTTCCACAGTTCCCTCAGTCATTTTATACTATACGTGTGATGGAGAATAACGCACCTGGAGCCCTGCTCAGCTCTCTCACTGCGTTTGACCCTGACCTCCATGAAAACCAGTATCTAGTTTATTTCATCCTGGAGAAGGAGATAGCCAACACCTCCATGTCCATGCTGTTCTCCATCAATCCAGAGAACGGCAATCTTTACGCACTGAAAACTTTTGACTATGAGATCGAGAAGGACTTTCTTTTCCACATCGAGGCCAGAGACTCTGGCTCTCCTCCACTCAGCAGTAACGTGACGGTCCACATCATTATTGTGGACCAGAACGACAACGCTCCGGTCATTGTGTCTCCGTGGCGCGCGCACGGCTCGGTGGTGGAGGAAAAGATCCCCAGATCCACCGATAAAGGCTCTCTGGTGGCCAAAGTCATAGCCTTAGACACAGACTCGGTGCACAACTCTCGGATTACCTACCAGTTTCTACAGGTGACTGACGCCACCTTGTTCAGTCTGGACCAGTACAACGGAGAGATCCGGACTATGAGGATGTTCAGTTACAGAGACCCGCGCCACCAGAGACTGGTTGTTGTTGCCAAGGACAACGGGGAGCCTGCTCTGTCTGCTACAGTCACCATCAAGCTGTCCACAGTGGAGACTGCCGTTAAGGCCTACTCTGACATGACTGAGGTGCCTCTAGAATATGACATCTTTTCAGACCTCAACCTGTATCTGGTCATCGGTCTGGGCTCGGTGTCATTTCTCCTGCTCATCACCATATTGGTCACCATCGTGCTCAAGTGTCAGAAACCCAAGCCCAGCAAAGCGGCTCCTCCCTGCAGGAACAGTGTGCTCAGTGAGAGGAACTCCACCATCGCAGATTCCACTCTGGTCTCCAACGATGCCTACTGGTACAGTCTGTTTCTAGCAGAGACCAGGAAAGGAAAGCTGGTGGTCAGACAGCCTGTGCCAAAGGGCTCCAGATACATCGTGTCCAGTATACCGAGAGGGACAGGACTGACAGACACTAGTGACTCAGCAGCTTCTACCCTGCAGGTATgaccaaattttaaaaatttcCCGTACATCCTGGTGTTCATCGTCATTTAACTTCCCACTGAACAATGTATGACATTTAAGAATATAACGTCCTTGCAAATGTTGAGCGAAAAAACAAGCAAGAGTTGTGTTCAAAACATGTAGTGCAATGACTCATTTTGAGCTTAACTTAAAACTTTTATACAGGTGTTTtctgtcaaaaacaaaacaaaaaaacaaaaaagttaacCAATTTCAAATAATCATCTTGTGATATCCGGAGCGTGGCGCTGTTCACTCGGTTAAACAGTAACCCCGGTCGCCATGACAGAGAATCATTGTACAACCGTGAGAGCCTCAAACAGCCGGACagctccatggtgctgaaacacGTTAAGGAGAAAAAGGGCGACTTCGCTGCTTGACACCTCAAAGTATTTTTGGAATTCGATTTTCATCAATCGGGTGGATAATAGCAGCGTTGTATATCAAATGGATATGTGCTTTTGACGCATGACTTGCTACGTGTTTAAAACAGAGGAACAATAATGCGGTGCAATATAACAATGCCGTCTAAGAAAAGGTACGTGGCCCTTGtgattcttttttctctccaaaacCATGTATCTGCTTCAGTGACTCATTATTCAATACCAGAGGAGATGAAAGAAGGATCAGTCGTCGCTAACCTTGCTAGCGATCTCAGTCTGGATGTTAAAACACTGAATCAGAGGAAAATGCGTCTTGACCTCATCgccaacaaaaaatatttggatGTGAACAAAGAGACTGGTGAACTTTATGTTGTCGAGAAAATTGACAGGGAAAATCTTtgtacaaaaacactgacattgTGCTACTTGAAAATGGAAGTAATACTTGAAAATCCTTTGCGAATATTTAACATAGAACTAGAAATTCTGGACATGAACGACAACGCCCCACAGTTCCGAAGAGACGCCATACACTTGGACATATCTGAAGCCACGCCTACCGGGGAAAGATTCTCACTGAGCAACGCTGTTGACCCTGATGTTGGAAGCAATTCAGTAAAAACTTACCATCTAAGTGAAAATGGACATTTTACTATTGAAGTTCAGACTGGTAGAGATGGGTCGAAATTTGCTGATTTGATATTGAAAAAAGCCTTAGATAGGGAGCAGCAAGCTGTTCATAATTTAATACTCACAGCTGTAGACGGAGGCACACCTGCTCGTTCTGGTACTGCAAGTGTTATTGTGCATGTTTTAGACACCAATGATAATGCACCTACATTTGATAAATCAATATACAGTGTTAACACTATGGAAAATTCTCCCATTGGCAGCCTTGTTGTTCATCTCAATGCAACAGACTTAGATGAGGGGTCCAACTCTGATATTACCTACTCATATAGTTTATATACGTCGGAGAAAACGCAAGAAACATTTAACTTAAATTCTTTAACTGGTGAGATTACTGTGAAGGGAGTGCTGAATTATGAGGATTTCAGGATTTATGACATGGAAGTTATAGCAACTGACAAAGGAGCCAATAGTTTATCAAGTCAATGTACTGTAAAGATTCTGGTTGAAGACATGAATGACAACCATCCAGAAATATCTATTAAATCCTTTCAGAGTCCAGTTAATGAAAACATAGAATTAGACACAGTGATAGCAGTAGTTAGTGTGAGTGATAAAGACTCAGGAGACAATGGAGTGGTGGATCTTCATATTCCAGATAATATGCCTTTCAAACTGAGGGAGTCCTCTGATAACTATTATGAATTAGTGGTGTCAGAGCCGTTAGACCGTGAGAAGGTTCCAGAATATGACGTCACGTTCACTGTGACAGACAGAGGTTCTCCTCCTTTAACTGACAATGAAACTATGACGTTAGAGCTGCTGGATGTTAATGACAATGTTCCACAGTTCCCTCAGTCATTTTATACTATACGTGTGATGGAGAATAACGCACCTGGAGCCCTGCTCAGCTCTCTCACTGCGTTTGACCCTGACCTCCATGAAAACCAGTATCTAGTTTATTTCATCCTGGAGAAGGAGATAGCCAACACCTCCATGTCCATGCTGTTCTCCATCAATCCAGAGAACGGCAATCTTTACGCACTGAAAACTTTTGACTATGAGATCGAGAAGGACTTTCTTTTCCACATCGAGGCCAGAGACTCTGGCTCTCCTCCACTCAGCAGTAACGTGACGGTCCACATCATTATTGTGGACCAGAACGACAACGCTCCGGTCATTGTGTCTCCGTGGCGCGCGCACGGCTCGGTGGTGGAGGAAAAGATCCCCAGATCCACCGATAAAGGCTCTCTGGTGGCCAAAGTCATAGCCTTAGACACAGACTCGGTGCACAACTCTCGGATTACCTACCAGTTTCTACAGGTGACTGACGCCACCTTGTTCAGTCTGGACCAGTACAACGGAGAGATCCGGACTATGAGGATGTTCAGTTACAGAGACCCGCGCCACCAGAGACTGGTTGTTGTTGCCAAGGACAACGGGGAGCCTGCTCTGTCTGCTACAGTCACCATCAAGCTGTCCACAGTGGAGACTGCCGTTAAGGCCTACTCTGACATGACTGAGGTGCCTCTAGAATATGACATCTTTTCAGACCTCAACCTGTATCTGGTCATCGGTCTGGGCTCGGTGTCATTTCTCCTGCTCATCACCATATTGGTCACCATTGTGCTCAAGTGTCAGAAACCCAAGCCCAGCAAAGCGGCTCCTCCCTGCAGGAACAGTGTGCTCAGTGAGAGGAACTCCACCATCGCAGATTCCACTCTGGTCTCCAACGATGCCTACTGGTACAGTCTGTTTCTAGCAGAGACCAGGAAAGGAAAGCTGGTGGTCAGACAGCCTGTGCCAAAGGGCTCCAGATACATCGTGTCCAGTATACCGAGAGGGACAGGACTGACAGACACTAGTGACTCAGCAGCTTCTACTCTGCAGGTATGAAAAACCTTCTGTTTAACACGTGATACGCAGAGATACTCTCCGAGTACGTCCAAATACAGCCATAAACACGGTGCGAAGCGTTAActataaaacagtttttgtttggttgttgcAATGTTAAATAATACTAATTTCTATTCATTTTGGGacccatatgtgtgtgtttttttcgaCAGGTGCCCAACCTCTTAAATTATACATGTTATTAGTGTTTTTAGAGTAACACATCCACAGTCGCCATATTGATGATCAACAAACTTGACATCCAGATATAATTTAGATGTTAACACCAGGAcctgtttttttggtaacattAGATAAATACCTGGATATTTGCAAACGTTGCCTCATTTATAAATCAGTTTATCTATCACATGGTTTATGTAAGGCTTAAATATAATACTCCACAGGTCATAATGCattgtgtgtgctgcatgtggCAACATCACTTCCACAACACAACCATGTACAGACGACATTAAGCAAATGTATTCAGATAGAGACTGAATACGTGTGCAAAGTCATACTGTAATGGTTTTACGCACACGCATCGGCGCGTAAAAGTGTAACACGAAGCCAAGTACTGTGGAATCGTGCTATATTCGGACGAATACATTATTGTGCAGTATGCATAatgaaaatctaaaaacaatagCAGTACATTTGAATACTTTAAAAGACAATACAGCGAAAACAACGACCACTTGTACTTAGTGCCCCAACGTCCCTAAAATATCAAGCTCAGAAACcaggaaagaaaggaagacaTTGAATTATACGTTTTCTTTTAACCAATACGTACAGTTTACATACAATTTAACTTTGACAAGCAAAACTTTGGCATCATCATTATTTCAAAAAGGTGCAACCGCTCATAGATGACTATTAAGGTCGCTGCTctccacagaaaacacactccCTGATGATGTCACCGTTCTCACGATAGTTCACTGGAGGCTGGGCAGGCAGACATATTACACGAAAATCTTTGCTGATACCAGCATAAGAACACGTTTTCCTTTAAGACCTTCATTGACTTTGATCGTTTCAAACGGATCTTTTATCTTGTTTCTTCACAAGACGTAATTTCAAGGTTTTAAATACGGATTATCTTCAATGGCTTGTCAGTATTCCTGGAGAGGGTACGTTTCTGCATTTCTCCTTCTTTCAGCCATGATGACTACGGTATCTACCGTCACCCATTATTCTGTTCCCGAAGAAATGGAGGAAGGCTCTGTCGTTGCTAATTTAGCAACTGATCTGGGATTAGACGTGAAGACTCTGAATAAAAGACGAATGCGCGTAGACGCGGTAGGTaacaaaaaatatcttgaaatcAACAAAGACACAGGAGAGCTGTTCATTCTGGAAAGGATAGACAGAGAGTTTTTATGTCCACTGAAAACCACTACATCGTGCTTTCTTAAATTAGACGCTACGATTGAAAATCCAATTCGCATGTTTAATATTGAGGTGGAAATCACGGATATTAATGACAACGCTCCTCACTTTCGACGAGGAACGATGCACCTGGACATCTCTGAATCAAGCCCCGTTGGAGAGAGATTCTCACTGAATAATGCTGCAGATCCAGATGTTGGAGTGAATTCTGTGAAAAGTTATCATCTCAGCTCAAGTGAACACTTCTCCATTGAAATTCAGACCGGACGAGATGGGACGAAGTTTGCAGATTTGGTTCTAAAAACAGCTTTAGACAGAGAGCAGCAGGCTGTTCATAATCTGATA of Centropristis striata isolate RG_2023a ecotype Rhode Island chromosome 12, C.striata_1.0, whole genome shotgun sequence contains these proteins:
- the LOC131981691 gene encoding protocadherin alpha-C2-like isoform X5; this encodes MGSFVPMQSYKRYVLLVFVIIFSFVSNISTSVTHYSIPEEMKEGSVVANLATDLSLDVKTLNQRKMRLDIIANKKYLDVNKETGELYIVEKIDRENICNYKSSASCYLRLEVILENPVRIFNIEVEILDMNDNAPQFRRDVIDLDISEATPKGERFSLSNAVDPDVGSNTVKTYHLSESEHFNIEVQTGRDGTKFADLILTKSLDREQQAVHNLILTAVDGGTPARSGTASVIVRVLDTNDNAPSFDKVSYNIKIMENSPIGSLVVHLNATDLDEGSNSDITYSYSLYTSEKTQETFNLNPSTGEITVKGMLNYEDFRIYDMEVIATDKGANSLSGQCTVKILVEDMNDNHPEISIKSFQSPVNENIELDTVIAVVSVSDKDSGDNGVVDLHIPDNMPFKLRESSDNYYELVLSEPLDREKVPEYDITFTVTDRGSPPLTDNETMTLELLDVNDNVPQFPQSFYTIRVMENNAPGALLSSLTAFDPDLHENQYLVYFILEKEIANTSMSMLFSINPENGNLYALKTFDYEIEKDFLFHIEARDSGSPPLSSNVTVHIIIVDQNDNAPVIVSPWRAHGSVVEEKIPRSTDKGSLVAKVIALDTDSVHNSRITYQFLQVTDATLFSLDQYNGEIRTMRMFSYRDPRHQRLVVVAKDNGEPALSATVTIKLSTVETAVKAYSDMTEVPLEYDIFSDLNLYLVIGQGSVSFLLLITILVTIVLKCQKPKPSKAAPPCRNSVLSERNSTIADSTLVSNDAYWYSLFLAETRKGKLVVRQPVPKGSRYIVSSIPRGTGLTDTSDSAASTLQYPK
- the LOC131981697 gene encoding protocadherin alpha-C2-like: MGSFVPMQSYKRYVLLVFVIIFSFVSNISTSVTHYSIPEEMKEGSVVANLATDLSLDVKTLNQRKMRLDIIANKKYLDVNKETGELYVVEKIDREYLCPSKTSASCYLKLEIILENPVRIFNIELEILDMNDNAPQFRRDVIHLDISEATPKGERFSLSNAVDPDVGSNTVKTYHLSESDNFNIEVQTGRDGSKFAELILTKALDREQKAVHNLILTAVDGGTPARSGTASVIVRVLDTNDNAPTFEKVNYSLKIMENSPIGSLVVHLNATDLDEGSNSDITYSYSLYTSEKTQETFNLNPSTGEITVKGMLNYEDFRIYDMEVIATDKGANSLSGQCTVKILVEDMNDNHPEISIKSFQSPVNENIELDTVIAVVSVSDKDSGDNGVVDLHIPDNMPFKLRESSDNYYELVVSEPLDREKVPEYDVTFTVTDRGSPPLSDNETMTLELLDVNDNVPQFPQSFYTIRVMENNAPGALLSSLTAFDPDLHENQYLVYFILEKEIANTSMSMLFSINPENGNLYALKTFDYEIEKDFLFHIEARDSGSPPLSSNVTVHIIIVDQNDNAPVIVSPWRAHGSVVEEKIPRSTDKGSLVAKVIALDTDSVHNSRITYQFLQVTDATLFSLDQYNGEIRTMRMFSYRDPRHQRLVVVAKDNGEPALSATVTIKLSTVETAVKAYSDMTEVPLEYDIFSDLNLYLVIGLGSVSFLLLITILVTIVLKCQKPKPSKAAPPCRNSVLSERNSTIADSTLVSNDAYWYSLFLAETRKGKLVVRQPVPKGSRYIVSSIPRGTGLTDTSDSAASTLQV
- the LOC131981698 gene encoding protocadherin alpha-C2-like, with the protein product MRCNITMPSKKRYVALVILFSLQNHVSASVTHYSIPEEMKEGSVVANLASDLSLDVKTLNQRKMRLDLIANKKYLDVNKETGELYVVEKIDRENLCTKTLTLCYLKMEVILENPLRIFNIELEILDMNDNAPQFRRDAIHLDISEATPTGERFSLSNAVDPDVGSNSVKTYHLSENGHFTIEVQTGRDGSKFADLILKKALDREQQAVHNLILTAVDGGTPARSGTASVIVHVLDTNDNAPTFDKSIYSVNTMENSPIGSLVVHLNATDLDEGSNSDITYSYSLYTSEKTQETFNLNSLTGEITVKGVLNYEDFRIYDMEVIATDKGANSLSSQCTVKILVEDMNDNHPEISIKSFQSPVNENIELDTVIAVVSVSDKDSGDNGVVDLHIPDNMPFKLRESSDNYYELVVSEPLDREKVPEYDVTFTVTDRGSPPLTDNETMTLELLDVNDNVPQFPQSFYTIRVMENNAPGALLSSLTAFDPDLHENQYLVYFILEKEIANTSMSMLFSINPENGNLYALKTFDYEIEKDFLFHIEARDSGSPPLSSNVTVHIIIVDQNDNAPVIVSPWRAHGSVVEEKIPRSTDKGSLVAKVIALDTDSVHNSRITYQFLQVTDATLFSLDQYNGEIRTMRMFSYRDPRHQRLVVVAKDNGEPALSATVTIKLSTVETAVKAYSDMTEVPLEYDIFSDLNLYLVIGLGSVSFLLLITILVTIVLKCQKPKPSKAAPPCRNSVLSERNSTIADSTLVSNDAYWYSLFLAETRKGKLVVRQPVPKGSRYIVSSIPRGTGLTDTSDSAASTLQV